The Punica granatum isolate Tunisia-2019 chromosome 4, ASM765513v2, whole genome shotgun sequence genome has a window encoding:
- the LOC116203370 gene encoding DExH-box ATP-dependent RNA helicase DExH6: MGKKRPRKGESRPVTEETGIRISNMLQRFRLSNDEVYTFNEELSNHERAIVHKVCRKMGLKSKSSGRGKERRVSVYKTKKKKDEKKANESLSFLSLSQQTKEVLQELFTTYPPDDAARMGKAMGKQVDNSDARKRKKDDMFRKPSMNKAEIVKKVESLSSKLEKANLREVADQRSKLPISSFKDVILSTVESHQVVLVSGETGCGKTTQVPQFLLDSMWAKGKACKIVCTQPRRISATSVAERICYERGEKIGDDIGYKIRLESKGGRNSSIVFCTNGVLLRVLITGGVSGSKKENLAKDSKDAVSDITHIIVDEIHERDRYSDFMLAIIRDILPSYPHLRLILMSATIDVERFSAYFGGCPVICVPGFTHTVKAFYLEDVLSILNSEQDNHLNSTSSGLNEDIELTEEDKAALDDAINLAWMNDDFDPLLDFVSSEGNAKVYNHQHSVTGMTPLMVFAGKGRTDDVRMLLTFRADCHLKSKNGATALEWAERENQLEVADLLRKEQENVHANSMEEKQLLDKYLATVNPEFIDVVLIEKLLKKICADSKVGAILIFLPGWDDINKTRDRLLASPFFKDPSKFIIISLHSMIPSADQNKVFKRPPPGCRKIILSTNIAETSITIDDVVYVIDSGRMKEKSYDPYNNVSTLQSSWVSKASAKQREGRAGRCQPGICYHLYSKTRAAALPDFQDPEIKRVPIEEICLQVKMLDPDGKIEDFLLRTLDPPVPETIQNAILLLQDIGALSSDEKLTQLGAKLGALPVHPSTSKMLFFAIMMNCLDPALTLACASDYRDPFTLPMLPNEKKRAAAAKAELASLYNGQGDHLALIAAFECWKRAKERSRESQFCSQYFVSSGTMNMLYGMRNQLERELFHNGFIPENAASCSINARDPGIVHAVLVAGLYPVVGKLLPPGKGSKRLVETAKGEKVRLHSPSTKPAFSKVGDQLLVVYDEVTRGEGTAYIRKCTIVGSLPVLLLATEIAVAPAEDDDNGGDGDESDEDDEDEYDSDDGNENEINKNESAGRNGKRVMSSPGSAVTVIADGWLYFGSTSLDIAQIYCLREQLLEAMLFKVTNPSKILPPGVKAYVYATARILSYDGLTGIPPLSMSDEAETDEAVQGSKAQVKRSGSINWIRNLMNDGNSKSPGGRDILSSFKGKPDRFGPSNYAIQLPFPSAPPNPERGAPSYGPPHQSKRQPLASASSVPQHRPPSQGPLSGRHRKGPSNQSNWRPIQSALMAPQQRPIPQGPSSARNHKGPSNQGNGQPIRPASSAPHQKPLPRDHSLVGYGSGMYGPYGPRGDTLKRPRGNMSG, translated from the exons ATGGGGAAGAAGAGGCCGAGAAAGGGAGAGTCCCGACCTGTGACTGAAGAGACCGGGATTCGGATATCCAATATGCTGCAGCGTTTTCGCTTGTCAAATGATGAAG TATACACATTCAATGAGGAATTGTCCAACCATGAACGTGCGATTGTGCATAAGGTGTGCAGGAAGATGGGTTTGAAATCTAAAAGTAGCGG GCGTGGAAAAGAGAGGCGTGTTTCTGTTTACAAAactaaaaagaagaaggatgagAAAAAAGCAAATGAAAGTTTGTCTTTCCTGTCACTCTCTCAACAAACAAAGGAGGTATTGCAAGAGCTATTTACAACATATCCTCCTGATGATGCTGCAAGAATGGGCAAAGCAATGGGCAAACAAGTAGATAACAGCGATGCTAGAAAACGTAAGAAAGATGATATGTTTCGGAAACCTTCCATGAACAAGGCAGAAATCGTGAAGAAAGTGGAGTCACTTTCTTCAAAATTGGAGAAGGCAAACTTGAGAGAG GTTGCTGATCAGAGGTCTAAGCTTCCGATTTCATCCTTCAAAGATGTCATTTTGTCGACTGTAGAATCACATCAG GTAGTTCTGGTATCTGGTGAGACTGGATGTGGAAAGACCACACAG GTCCCGCAGTTTCTTCTAGACTCTATGTGGGCCAAGGGAAAGGCATGTAAAATAGTGTGTACTCAGCCTCGGCGAATCTCAGCAACATCAG TTGCCGAGCGCATATGCTATGAACGAGGAGAAAAAATTGGAGATGACATTGGTTACAAG ATACGATTAGAAAGCAAAGGTGGAAGGAATTCATCAATAGTCTTTTGCACAAATGGGGTCTTACTAAGGGTGTTGATCACCGGAGGTGTCAGTGGatccaagaaagaaaatttagcGAAAGACTCGAAGGATGCTGTTTCTGACATAACACACATAATCGTG GATGAAATTCATGAAAGGGATCGTTACTCTGATTTCATGTTGGCAATTATAAG AGACATCCTTCCATCGTATCCACATCTGCGACTG ATACTAATGAGCGCTACTATTGATGTCGAACGATTTTCTGCATATTTTGGTGGCTGCCCTGTTATCTGCGTGCCAGGTTTCACTCACACT gTCAAGGCATTCTATTTGGAGGATGTGCTGTCAATCCTAAATTCAGAGCAGGACAATCACCTCAATTCTACTTCAAGTGGCCTTAATGAAGATATCGAACTTACCGAGGAAGACAAGGCAGCTCTAGATGATGCTATTAATTTAGCTTGGATGAACGATGATTTTGATCCTCTCCTCGATTTTGTCTCTTCTGAAGGGAATGCAAAGGTTTATAATCATCAGCACTCTGTGACTGGAATGACTCCTTTGATGGTTTTCGCGGGGAAGGGCAGAACAGATGATGTCCGCATGCTCCTCACTTTCAGAGCAGACTGCCATTTGAAGTCCAAGAACGGAGCAACAGCCCTCGAATGGGCTGAACGTGAAAACCAGCTAGAAGTTGCAGACTTGCTCAGAAAGGAGCAGGAGAATGTCCATGCGAATTCCATGGAAGAAAAGCAGTTGCTGGATAAGTATCTTGCGACGGTTAATCCCGAGTTTATTGATGTGGTTCTCATAGAGAAGTTGTTGAAGAAGATATGTGCAGATTCAAAAGTTGGAGCAATTCTTATCTTCCTTCCTGGGTGGGACGATATTAATAAAACCCGGGATAGATTACTTGCATCCCCATTTTTCAAAGACCCGTCCAAGTTTATTATCATCTCTCTCCACTCTATGATCCCATCTGCAGATCAGAACAAGGTGTTTAAGCGGCCTCCTCCAGGTTGCCGCAAAATTATTCTGTCTACTAACATTGCTGAAACTTCCATCACTATTGATGACGTCGTCTATGTCATAGACAGCGGCCGCATGAAAGAAAAGAGTTACGACCCTTATAATAACGTATCCACCCTCCAGTCTTCATGGGTCTCCAAAGCGAGTGCCAAGCAGCGGGAGGGAAGGGCTGGGCGGTGCCAGCCAGGAATTTGCTATCATCTTTACTCCAAAACTCGAGCAGCTGCTTTGCCTGATTTCCAAGATCCCGAGATTAAGAGAGTACCGATCGAGGAGATATGTTTGCAG GTGAAGATGCTTGATCCTGATGGCAAGATAGAAGACTTCTTGCTGAGGACATTGGACCCCCCTGTTCCTGAAACTATACAAAATGCGATACTTCTTCTTCAGGATATTGGAGCCTTGTCGAGCGATGAGAAACTGACCCAACTCGGGGCGAAGTTGGGTGCCCTTCCAGTTCATCCCTCGACTAGCAAGATGCTCTTTTTTGCCATAATGATGAACTGCCTTGACCCTGCTCTAACTCTTGCCTGTGCTTCCGACTATAGAGACCCATTCACTCTGCCAATGCTGCCAAATGAGAAGAAGAGGGCAGCCGCTGCTAAGGCCGAGCTGGCTTCTCTATACAATGGGCAGGGTGACCACCTAGCCCTAATAGCTGCTTTTGAATGTTGGAAGAGAGCTAAGGAACGAAGCCGAGAATCGCAGTTCTGCTCCCAGTATTTTGTCTCTTCAGGCACCATGAACATGTTGTATGGTATGAGAAATCAGCTCGAGAGAGAGCTCTTTCATAATGGGTTTATTCCTGAGAATGCTGCAAGCTGTAGCATAAATGCACGGGACCCGGGAATAGTCCATGCTGTACTTGTTGCTGGACTGTACCCAGTGGTGGGGAAGCTGCTTCCCCCTGGTAAAGGAAGTAAACGACTAGTTGAAACTGCTAAAGGTGAGAAAGTTCGCCTGCACTCTCCATCTACGAAGCCAGCCTTCTCCAAGGTCGGGGACCAACTGTTGGTTGTGTACGATGAGGTAACACGTGGTGAGGGGACGGCATACATAAGGAAATGCACAATTGTGGGCTCGCTACCAGTACTGCTGCTTGCAACCGAGATCGCTGTGGCTCCTGCTGAGGATGATGATAATGGAGGAGATGGTGATGAGAGTGACGAGGACGATGAAGATGAATATGATAGTGATGATGGAAATGAAAAcgagataaataaaaatgagtcAGCCGGAAGAAATGGGAAAAGGGTGATGTCCTCTCCTGGTTCGGCTGTTACTGTAATCGCGGATGGGTGGCTCTATTTTGGGTCCACGTCGCTTGATATTGCTCAAATCTACTGCTTGAGGGAGCAATTACTGGAAGCTATGCTATTCAAG GTCACAAATCCATCTAAAATTCTTCCTCCAGGTGTCAAGGCTTATGTATACGCAACAGCTCGCATTCTATCTTACGATGGTCTAACTGGAATCCCACCTCTATCTATGTCTGATGAAGCTGAGACTGATGAAGCTGTACAGGGATCGAAAGCCCAGGTCAAGCGAAGTGGGTCCATTAATTGGATTAGGAACCTCATGAATGATGGGAACTCTAAAAGCCCCGGTGGGAGAGATATCCTTTCCTCATTTAAGGGGAAACCGGACCGCTTTGGGCCATCTAATTATGCTATTCAACTGCCTTTTCCTTCGGCTCCCCCTAATCCAGAGCGGGGGGCCCCATCTTATGGCCCGCCACATCAAAGTAAAAGGCAGCCATTAGCTTCAGCTTCCTCAGTTCCCCAACACAGACCTCCATCTCAAGGTCCTTTGTCGGGTAGGCATCGGAAAGGTCCATCTAATCAAAGTAATTGGCGGCCAATACAATCAGCCTTGATGGCTCCCCAACAGAGACCTATACCTCAAGGTCCATCATCAGCTAGGAATCACAAGGGGCCATCCAATCAGGGCAATGGACAGCCAATACGACCAGCCTCGTCAGCTCCGCATCAGAAGCCTCTGCCTCGAGATCATTCTTTGGTCGGTTATGGATCAGGAATGTATGGGCCTTATGGACCAAGAGGAGATACTCTCAAGAGGCCACGTGGGAACATGTCTGGGTAA